A part of Gemmatimonas groenlandica genomic DNA contains:
- a CDS encoding pyridoxal phosphate-dependent aminotransferase: protein MAEPTQSFPIDRPAIPGFRPVPHTGVIYVMDRARQLGFRPGSTDWCNLGQGQPETGPLPHSPPRPADVHISSDDYEYAPVGGMEALRRAVANLYNARYRVGKASQYGPENVCICGGGRSSLTRVVASLGNVNLGHVLPDYTAYEELLEIFGSFSAIPLLLEPETGYSLSTRDLRREITGRGLGALLMSNPSNPTGRVLRGSALASAVHEARDLKCTLILDEFYSHYLWDEALVSGTTVSAAEYVDDVNVDPVVILDGLTKGWRCPGWRLSWIVGPASVIDAATSAGSFLDGGGNRPLQDAACELLEPARARLEVIAIHEAFAKKRRLLVDGLRSAGLTVEHEPEGGFYVWASVAALPAPLNEGDAFFEAALNEHVITVPGSFFDINPGKRRADHTSRFRQYLRFSFGPDEASVTTAVERIKSMVARAGDA, encoded by the coding sequence ATGGCCGAACCCACCCAGTCGTTTCCGATCGATCGTCCCGCCATTCCGGGATTCCGCCCCGTGCCGCACACGGGCGTCATTTACGTGATGGATCGTGCGCGCCAACTGGGCTTTCGCCCCGGCAGCACGGATTGGTGCAATCTGGGTCAGGGCCAACCGGAAACGGGCCCGCTACCGCATTCACCGCCGCGTCCGGCCGACGTGCACATCTCATCGGACGATTACGAATACGCGCCCGTGGGGGGCATGGAAGCGTTGCGACGCGCGGTCGCGAACCTGTACAACGCGCGCTATCGCGTAGGGAAAGCCTCGCAGTACGGCCCCGAGAACGTGTGCATCTGCGGTGGTGGCCGCTCGTCGCTCACGCGTGTGGTGGCGTCACTCGGCAACGTGAATCTGGGCCACGTGCTGCCCGACTACACGGCCTATGAAGAGCTGCTCGAGATCTTCGGCTCGTTCAGCGCCATTCCGCTGCTGCTTGAGCCAGAGACCGGCTACTCGCTCTCCACGCGCGATCTGCGCCGCGAGATCACGGGCCGCGGACTCGGCGCGCTGCTCATGTCGAATCCGAGTAACCCCACCGGCCGTGTGTTGCGCGGCAGTGCGTTGGCGTCGGCCGTGCACGAGGCGCGTGACCTCAAGTGCACGCTGATTCTCGACGAGTTCTACTCGCACTACCTGTGGGATGAAGCGCTCGTCTCAGGCACAACGGTGAGCGCGGCCGAGTATGTGGACGATGTGAATGTGGATCCCGTCGTGATCCTCGACGGGCTTACGAAGGGCTGGCGTTGCCCCGGCTGGCGTCTGAGCTGGATCGTCGGTCCCGCCAGTGTGATCGACGCGGCCACCAGCGCCGGCAGCTTCCTCGACGGCGGCGGCAATCGTCCGCTGCAGGATGCCGCCTGCGAACTCCTGGAGCCGGCGCGCGCGCGTCTGGAAGTGATCGCCATTCACGAAGCATTCGCGAAGAAGCGTCGCTTGCTGGTGGACGGCCTGCGCTCCGCCGGCCTCACGGTGGAGCACGAGCCCGAAGGCGGCTTCTACGTGTGGGCCAGCGTCGCCGCACTGCCGGCGCCGCTGAACGAGGGTGACGCGTTCTTCGAGGCCGCGTTGAACGAGCACGTGATCACCGTGCCGGGCAGCTTCTTCGACATCAACCCCGGTAAGCGTCGCGCCGACCACACGTCACGGTTCCGTCAGTATCTGCGCTTCTCCTTCGGTCCCGACGAAGCGAGCGTCACGACCGCCGTGGAGCGGATCAAGTCGATGGTCGCGCGCGCCGGCGACGCGTAG
- a CDS encoding sugar phosphate isomerase/epimerase family protein, whose protein sequence is MPRRSFLAALGAGALGTGALLARNASAAPAARLDRIGLELYAVRKAMKENPEKTLAAIRAIGYTDVELLWSFKNFDRSTAQVKAALKAEGLTATSAHMAPETLLSEWSESLRTAKTLGHQYLVVPSLPSETKRSINAWKIWADRFNAAGEEARRAGIWLAFHNEPDHLRKVEGEIPLDVFLARTELKFVRFQLDVGNMLMGGGDPMDYLNRYKDRIGSFHLKNVVADRSKDTELGAGTFDLRAFLAAVPELAKKPCFVEQEGAADELASAKTNFEYLRGLSF, encoded by the coding sequence ATGCCCCGTCGATCCTTCCTCGCCGCCCTTGGGGCGGGTGCCCTCGGCACTGGTGCTCTCCTCGCCCGTAACGCCTCCGCGGCTCCCGCCGCTCGGTTGGACCGCATTGGCCTCGAGCTGTACGCGGTACGGAAGGCGATGAAGGAGAACCCGGAGAAGACGCTCGCCGCGATTCGCGCCATCGGCTACACCGACGTCGAGCTGCTCTGGAGCTTCAAGAACTTCGATCGCTCGACGGCCCAGGTGAAGGCGGCGCTCAAAGCCGAAGGCCTCACTGCCACCTCGGCCCACATGGCCCCGGAAACGCTCCTCAGCGAGTGGTCCGAGAGTCTGCGCACGGCGAAGACGCTCGGGCATCAGTACTTGGTGGTGCCGAGCCTGCCCAGTGAAACGAAGCGGTCGATCAACGCCTGGAAGATTTGGGCCGACCGTTTCAACGCGGCAGGAGAAGAGGCCCGCCGCGCCGGCATCTGGCTGGCGTTCCACAACGAGCCGGATCACCTGCGAAAGGTCGAGGGAGAGATTCCGCTCGACGTGTTCTTGGCGCGCACGGAGCTCAAGTTCGTGCGCTTCCAACTCGACGTCGGCAACATGCTGATGGGCGGCGGCGATCCGATGGACTACTTGAACCGCTACAAGGACCGCATCGGGTCGTTCCACCTGAAGAACGTGGTGGCGGACCGCTCCAAAGACACGGAGCTCGGCGCGGGCACGTTTGATCTGCGCGCGTTCCTGGCCGCCGTGCCGGAGCTGGCCAAGAAGCCGTGTTTCGTCGAGCAGGAAGGGGCGGCCGATGAATTGGCGAGTGCGAAGACGAACTTCGAGTATCTGCGCGGGTTGAGCTTTTAA
- a CDS encoding S9 family peptidase produces the protein MFVMSPRRVASRLATAAIFAAPAILNAQNSNAGWDAQQILRTESFVKPPENLVRMITTPRVDISFTNASPDRRWFLRATGSDRGDIKAYGAPHIWLGGVQVDTRANRARSLTTSNRNGLTLVDPKTGITRAISVPAGASISSPVWSPRGTQVAYIANFPTGSYVYVADVASGKSAQLSRRALLATLVTTIEFTADGRYIAAVLVPENRGAAPEHGDGGIEDGPQVRLTDARAVPQPVHFSLLQDPHDKAQLTYYTKGQLALIDVNSKSVRAIGAPATIRDIDASSDGAFVRVTRMTEPYSYLVPVSAFGSVEELWDASGKVITTLATTALREGAPADNGDPTAAPGAPGAARRGLGADSAKRHIQWNPIGTGLLYVQTGKIVQWRAPFGANDTTVLYRGSAQLGTVMYSSDSSTMFVTDSGATIAVRVKDTSKRYNLGRTVTLPAAIAGFGGGGGAARGAADSTQGAVLLRTSAGGRRYVIMSKDGKSIALSGTRAYGAKWATQAPRPWVDKLDIESKTRTRVMDSPANMYEEFVAPLDDDVSQFIVTRESNTTITDAWLRAAGSTDAKKLTTNLDVAPEVTGAQFKRLEVTRPRDGTKFWVEVTVPRDWKPGTKLPGVIWFYPREFSSAQDYERSRYVTNINKFPEVPSARPATATKLWVSQGYAFIEPDIPIFGDAGKMNDNYTRDLKENLDAVLDAVVDAGFVDRDKMGIGGHSYGAFSTVNALTLMPNFKAGIAGDGMYNRTLTPFGFQSERRNFYQAQDTYLDMSPFLRADKISGALLMYHAIEDQNQGTDPISSRRMFLALQGLGKQAALYMYPYEDHSVATYASDLDLWARWVAWMDTYVKNPKPAQAKAALVP, from the coding sequence ATGTTTGTGATGTCCCCCCGACGGGTCGCGTCCCGTCTGGCCACCGCCGCTATTTTCGCGGCACCCGCGATCCTGAACGCGCAGAATTCCAACGCCGGTTGGGATGCGCAGCAGATCCTGCGCACCGAATCGTTCGTGAAGCCGCCCGAGAATCTCGTGCGGATGATCACGACGCCGCGCGTCGATATCTCCTTCACGAATGCGAGTCCCGATCGTCGCTGGTTCCTGCGCGCGACGGGCAGCGACCGCGGCGACATCAAGGCATACGGCGCACCGCACATCTGGCTTGGTGGCGTGCAGGTCGATACGCGCGCCAATCGCGCGCGGTCGCTGACCACCAGCAATCGCAACGGCCTCACCCTCGTCGATCCGAAAACGGGCATCACGCGCGCCATCAGCGTGCCCGCCGGTGCATCGATCTCGTCACCGGTGTGGTCACCACGCGGTACGCAGGTGGCGTACATCGCGAACTTCCCGACCGGCTCGTACGTGTACGTGGCCGATGTGGCGAGCGGCAAGTCGGCGCAGCTGTCGCGTCGTGCGCTGCTGGCCACACTCGTCACCACCATCGAGTTCACCGCCGACGGTCGCTACATCGCGGCGGTGCTGGTGCCCGAGAATCGTGGCGCGGCCCCGGAGCATGGCGACGGCGGCATCGAAGACGGCCCGCAGGTGCGGCTCACCGACGCCCGCGCCGTGCCGCAGCCCGTGCATTTCAGCTTGCTGCAGGATCCGCATGACAAGGCCCAGCTCACCTATTACACCAAAGGGCAGCTCGCCCTCATCGACGTGAACAGCAAGTCGGTGCGCGCGATTGGTGCGCCGGCCACGATTCGCGATATCGACGCGTCCTCTGATGGAGCCTTCGTGCGCGTGACGCGCATGACGGAGCCGTACTCGTATCTGGTGCCGGTCTCGGCCTTCGGCTCAGTGGAAGAGCTGTGGGACGCCAGCGGAAAAGTGATCACGACGCTCGCCACGACGGCGCTGCGGGAAGGGGCACCGGCCGACAACGGCGACCCCACGGCCGCTCCCGGTGCGCCCGGTGCCGCCCGCCGCGGACTCGGCGCCGACAGCGCCAAGCGACACATCCAGTGGAATCCGATCGGCACCGGCCTGCTGTACGTGCAGACCGGCAAGATCGTGCAGTGGCGCGCGCCGTTCGGCGCCAACGACACCACGGTGCTCTATCGGGGCAGCGCGCAGTTGGGCACGGTGATGTACAGCAGTGACAGCAGCACGATGTTCGTCACCGACAGCGGAGCGACGATCGCCGTGCGCGTGAAGGACACCTCCAAGCGCTACAACCTCGGTCGCACCGTCACGCTGCCCGCCGCGATTGCTGGCTTCGGTGGCGGCGGTGGTGCCGCGCGCGGCGCCGCCGACTCCACGCAGGGCGCCGTGCTGCTGCGCACCTCCGCCGGTGGACGTCGCTACGTGATCATGTCGAAGGACGGCAAGTCGATCGCACTTTCCGGCACCCGGGCGTATGGCGCCAAGTGGGCCACGCAGGCGCCGCGTCCGTGGGTGGACAAGCTCGATATCGAGTCGAAGACCCGTACGCGCGTCATGGACAGCCCGGCGAACATGTACGAAGAGTTCGTTGCGCCGCTCGATGATGACGTCTCGCAGTTCATCGTGACGCGCGAGTCGAACACCACGATTACCGACGCCTGGCTGCGTGCGGCCGGCAGCACCGACGCCAAGAAGCTCACGACCAATCTCGACGTGGCTCCCGAAGTGACCGGTGCGCAGTTCAAGCGCCTCGAAGTCACGCGTCCGCGCGACGGCACCAAGTTCTGGGTGGAAGTGACGGTGCCGCGCGACTGGAAGCCGGGCACGAAGCTCCCCGGCGTGATCTGGTTCTATCCGCGCGAGTTCAGCAGCGCGCAGGACTACGAGCGCTCGCGCTACGTCACGAACATCAACAAGTTCCCCGAAGTGCCCTCGGCGCGTCCCGCCACCGCCACCAAGCTGTGGGTGAGTCAGGGCTACGCGTTCATCGAACCCGATATCCCGATCTTCGGCGACGCCGGCAAGATGAACGACAACTACACGCGCGACCTCAAGGAAAACCTCGACGCCGTGCTCGATGCGGTGGTCGACGCCGGCTTCGTCGATCGCGACAAGATGGGCATCGGCGGACACAGCTACGGCGCCTTCAGCACAGTCAATGCGCTCACGCTCATGCCGAACTTCAAGGCGGGCATTGCCGGCGACGGCATGTACAACCGCACGCTCACGCCGTTCGGCTTCCAGAGCGAGCGTCGCAATTTCTATCAGGCGCAGGACACGTACCTCGACATGTCGCCGTTCCTGCGGGCCGACAAGATCTCGGGCGCGCTGCTCATGTACCACGCGATCGAAGATCAGAATCAGGGCACCGATCCGATCAGCTCGCGTCGCATGTTCCTCGCCCTCCAAGGACTCGGCAAGCAGGCCGCGCTGTACATGTATCCGTACGAAGATCACAGCGTGGCTACCTATGCCAGCGACCTCGATCTGTGGGCGCGTTGGGTGGCGTGGATGGACACGTACGTGAAGAACCCGAAGCCGGCGCAAGCCAAGGCGGCGCTCGTTCCGTAA
- a CDS encoding YdeI/OmpD-associated family protein — translation MTTPPTPHYFASAADFRRWLETHHDSHRELVVGFHKVGTATPSMTWTESVREALCFGWIDGVRRRVDDARYSIRFTPRKTGSIWSAVNLRHVDSLIAEDRMHAAGLAAYQARTDAKSKVYAFEQSEVAFADADLAQFAATPHARAFFQEQPAGYRKQATWWVINAKQPATRARRLAQLIACSGNRERLPQYRR, via the coding sequence GTGACCACGCCACCGACTCCGCACTACTTCGCCAGCGCCGCCGACTTTCGGCGCTGGCTCGAAACCCACCACGACTCGCACCGCGAGCTTGTGGTGGGTTTTCACAAGGTAGGCACCGCTACGCCGTCGATGACATGGACGGAATCGGTGCGCGAGGCCCTGTGCTTCGGCTGGATCGACGGGGTGCGACGGCGCGTCGATGACGCGCGCTATTCCATCCGTTTCACGCCACGCAAAACCGGCAGCATCTGGAGCGCCGTCAACCTGCGGCACGTCGACTCGCTGATCGCCGAGGACCGCATGCATGCCGCCGGATTGGCGGCCTATCAAGCGCGCACCGATGCAAAATCGAAGGTGTACGCGTTCGAACAATCCGAGGTCGCGTTCGCGGACGCCGATCTCGCCCAGTTCGCCGCCACGCCGCACGCGCGTGCGTTCTTCCAGGAACAGCCCGCCGGCTATCGGAAGCAGGCGACGTGGTGGGTAATCAACGCGAAGCAACCCGCCACGAGGGCCAGACGTCTGGCCCAGCTGATCGCCTGCTCAGGCAATCGAGAGCGGTTGCCGCAATACCGCCGTTAA